In a single window of the Bradyrhizobium sp. ORS 285 genome:
- a CDS encoding SOS response-associated peptidase: MTKNADAIRRLFGVQPGNDRTGNLPSMPGIFPDYPAPIVRNSAAGLELAMARWGMPCSAKALMDATKKRAEKLEAKGRTVDFKELLRLEPDSGTTNIRNVNSAHWKRWLGPDHRCLVPFTSFSEYDTIDGKKVPVWFATDESRPLLAFAGLWTTWTSVRKAKEGEITIDVYGFLTCEPNAEVGAVHPKAMPVILTRSEEFDAWLGGPWDEAKALQRPLPDGALRIVATGPKEDPWPSG; this comes from the coding sequence ATGACCAAGAACGCCGACGCCATCCGGCGGCTGTTCGGAGTGCAGCCGGGGAACGACCGCACCGGCAACCTGCCGTCCATGCCGGGCATCTTCCCGGACTATCCCGCGCCGATCGTCCGAAACTCGGCCGCCGGCCTCGAGCTTGCGATGGCGAGGTGGGGCATGCCGTGCTCGGCAAAGGCACTGATGGACGCGACCAAGAAGCGGGCCGAGAAGCTTGAAGCCAAGGGCAGGACCGTTGATTTCAAGGAGCTGTTGCGGCTTGAGCCGGACAGCGGGACGACCAACATCCGCAACGTCAACAGCGCACACTGGAAGCGCTGGCTCGGCCCCGACCACCGGTGCTTGGTCCCGTTCACCTCATTCTCCGAGTACGACACGATTGACGGCAAGAAGGTGCCCGTCTGGTTCGCCACCGACGAGAGCCGGCCTCTCCTGGCGTTCGCCGGCCTCTGGACGACCTGGACATCAGTCCGCAAAGCCAAGGAGGGCGAGATCACGATCGACGTGTATGGTTTTCTGACCTGCGAGCCGAACGCCGAGGTCGGCGCCGTGCACCCGAAGGCGATGCCGGTGATCCTGACTAGATCCGAGGAATTCGACGCCTGGCTGGGCGGCCCGTGGGACGAGGCCAAGGCGCTGCAGCGGCCCTTACCAGACGGCGCGCTGCGGATCGTAGCGACCGGTCCGAAAGAGGACCCTTGGCCGTCGGGTTAG
- the istB gene encoding IS21-like element helper ATPase IstB, with translation MTSTTTPIDAARVELLLTELRLPSVKAIWPKLAAQSDKEGWPAARFLAALAEHEVADRGRRRIERHMLEARLPAGKTLASFDFDSVPTLSKAQVMALAAGDVWLESGANLLLFGPPGGGKSHLSAAIGLALVENGWRVLFTRTTDLVQRLQTARRELALEAAIAKLDRYDLLILDDITYVSKDQAETSVLFELIATRYERRSLLITANQPFGEWGRIFPDQAMTLAAVDRLVHHATIIEMNVESYRRKAALGRKRGAGRPPVHATPKEVESTAD, from the coding sequence ATGACCAGCACGACGACACCCATTGATGCCGCGCGCGTCGAGTTGCTGCTCACCGAGCTGCGCCTGCCGAGCGTCAAGGCGATCTGGCCAAAGCTCGCCGCGCAATCTGACAAGGAGGGCTGGCCCGCCGCGCGCTTCCTCGCAGCACTCGCCGAGCACGAGGTCGCCGATCGTGGTCGCCGCCGGATCGAACGGCACATGCTCGAAGCGCGCCTGCCTGCCGGCAAAACGCTCGCGAGCTTCGACTTCGACAGCGTGCCGACGCTGTCCAAGGCGCAGGTGATGGCGCTCGCCGCGGGCGACGTCTGGCTCGAGTCTGGCGCCAACCTGCTGCTGTTCGGTCCGCCCGGCGGCGGCAAGAGCCATCTCAGCGCGGCCATTGGCCTGGCCCTCGTCGAGAACGGCTGGCGCGTGTTGTTCACGCGCACGACCGATCTCGTGCAGCGGCTGCAGACGGCGCGGCGAGAGCTGGCGCTGGAAGCGGCCATCGCCAAGCTCGACCGCTACGATCTGCTGATCCTCGACGACATCACCTACGTGTCGAAAGATCAGGCCGAGACCAGCGTGCTGTTCGAACTGATAGCCACCCGCTACGAGCGGCGCTCGCTGCTCATCACGGCCAATCAGCCGTTCGGCGAGTGGGGCCGCATCTTCCCCGATCAGGCCATGACGCTCGCCGCCGTCGACCGTCTCGTCCACCACGCCACGATCATCGAGATGAACGTCGAGAGCTACCGCCGCAAGGCCGCCCTCGGCCGCAAGCGCGGCGCCGGCCGACCGCCGGTTCACGCCACACCGAAGGAGGTCGAAAGCACGGCTGATTGA
- a CDS encoding TrbC/VirB2 family protein, translated as MLLDAPAHAAGSNMPWEQPLNQILLSVEGPVAKIVAVIIIITTGLSLAFGETSGGFRRLIQIVFGLSIAFAASSFFLSFFSFGGGVVI; from the coding sequence ATGCTGCTTGACGCCCCCGCTCACGCCGCCGGTTCGAACATGCCGTGGGAGCAGCCGCTCAATCAGATCCTGCTGTCGGTCGAGGGGCCGGTCGCCAAGATCGTCGCCGTGATCATCATTATCACGACCGGTCTGTCGCTTGCCTTCGGAGAGACCTCGGGCGGTTTCCGGCGGCTGATCCAGATCGTGTTCGGGCTCTCCATCGCCTTCGCTGCCTCGAGCTTCTTCCTGTCGTTCTTCTCGTTCGGCGGCGGGGTGGTGATCTGA
- a CDS encoding nitrate/nitrite transporter, whose protein sequence is MFGRKGADAKDGGAGISGWAVVALVFMPFAAGYFLSYLFRTINGVVSARLAPELGLNAADLGLITAVYFLVLAAAQIPVGVMLDRYGPRRVQSALLLVAAFGAAAFARSSGPLSLLMSRAVIGLGVAAALTAGLKAIVLWFPRERVALVNGYMVMLGALGAVAATLPAEAVLAKTGWRDLFDILAVTTAGTAILIFFLVPERDVEASSASAGGGLREILADRRFWRIAPLSGACIGSAWSMQGLWAPAWLTDVEGMTRTEVVTALCATAIVLSLGAWLLGMLASWTRGKGIRSETLLALVAVLFILAQLALVLRLPLPSIGPWLMIAIVGSATVLSFAIISDYFPKEMAGRANGVLNVVHFGWGFLAQYGTGLLVAQWVQQDGHYPAVAYQVAFGVNVALQAAALVWFAIPHRRRAIRQSDDRFSFASAKGADDFGSYSELPVLIEEPAVQGKW, encoded by the coding sequence ATGTTCGGCAGGAAGGGAGCAGACGCCAAGGACGGCGGTGCCGGAATCTCCGGCTGGGCTGTCGTGGCTCTGGTCTTCATGCCATTCGCGGCCGGGTATTTCCTGTCGTACCTGTTCCGGACAATCAATGGCGTCGTCTCCGCACGCTTGGCCCCGGAGCTCGGACTGAATGCCGCCGATCTCGGCCTGATCACGGCCGTCTACTTTCTGGTGCTCGCGGCCGCCCAGATCCCGGTCGGCGTGATGCTCGATCGCTACGGGCCGCGGCGCGTGCAGAGCGCTCTGCTTCTGGTTGCTGCGTTCGGCGCAGCCGCGTTTGCGCGCTCGTCCGGGCCGCTCTCGCTGCTGATGTCGCGCGCTGTCATTGGGCTTGGCGTCGCAGCTGCTCTCACCGCCGGCTTGAAGGCGATCGTTCTCTGGTTCCCGCGGGAGCGTGTGGCGCTCGTGAATGGATACATGGTCATGCTCGGCGCGCTTGGTGCCGTTGCCGCCACGCTTCCAGCAGAAGCAGTGCTGGCGAAAACTGGATGGCGGGATCTGTTCGATATCCTGGCCGTGACCACAGCGGGCACGGCGATCCTGATCTTCTTCCTGGTCCCGGAGCGCGATGTCGAGGCGTCATCCGCATCGGCCGGCGGCGGTCTGCGAGAGATCCTGGCTGATCGACGTTTCTGGAGGATCGCGCCGCTCTCGGGCGCCTGCATCGGATCGGCCTGGTCGATGCAAGGTCTCTGGGCACCCGCGTGGCTGACGGACGTCGAGGGTATGACACGGACCGAGGTCGTGACGGCGCTCTGTGCGACGGCCATCGTGCTCAGTCTTGGGGCTTGGCTGCTCGGCATGCTCGCGAGTTGGACTCGCGGGAAAGGCATCAGGTCCGAGACATTGCTCGCGCTCGTGGCGGTCCTGTTCATCCTGGCCCAACTGGCGCTGGTGCTACGACTGCCGCTGCCGTCGATCGGTCCCTGGTTGATGATCGCCATTGTGGGATCGGCAACCGTGCTGAGCTTTGCAATCATCTCGGACTATTTTCCCAAGGAGATGGCGGGCCGAGCGAACGGCGTTTTGAATGTCGTGCATTTCGGGTGGGGTTTCCTTGCTCAATACGGGACAGGACTGCTGGTGGCGCAATGGGTCCAACAAGACGGACACTACCCGGCCGTCGCTTATCAGGTCGCGTTCGGCGTCAATGTTGCCCTGCAAGCTGCTGCCCTTGTTTGGTTCGCAATTCCGCACCGAAGGCGAGCGATAAGGCAGTCAGACGATCGATTCAGCTTCGCATCGGCTAAGGGCGCTGACGATTTCGGATCGTACTCCGAACTGCCTGTTCTGATCGAGGAGCCGGCGGTTCAAGGCAAGTGGTGA
- the trbB gene encoding P-type conjugative transfer ATPase TrbB — MTEIAQTQSASRGARMLRTALGSAIELLLDDASVVEVMLNPDGRLWADRLASGLVDTGEMVSAADGERIIRLVAHHVGLEVHAGSPRVSAELPGTGERFEVLMPPVVAAPTFAIRKPAVAVFTLDHYVADGIMSQVQAGGLRKAVLDRCNILVAGGTSTGKTTLTNALLAVVAETCDRVVLIEDTRELQCHAPNLVALRTKDGVASLSDLVRSSLRLRPDRIPIGEVRGPEALDLLKAWGTGHPGGIGTIHAGSALGALRRLEQLVQEAVVTVPRALIAETIDVIAVLTGRGRARCLSELVRVEGLSESGDYVLAQMGDHR; from the coding sequence GTGACCGAGATCGCTCAAACGCAGAGTGCCTCGCGTGGCGCGCGTATGCTGCGGACAGCTCTGGGGTCGGCAATAGAGCTCCTTCTCGACGATGCATCTGTGGTCGAGGTGATGCTCAATCCGGACGGCCGGCTCTGGGCTGATCGTCTGGCATCTGGTTTGGTCGACACGGGCGAGATGGTTTCCGCTGCCGATGGCGAGCGGATCATTCGTCTCGTCGCCCACCATGTCGGGCTCGAGGTCCATGCCGGATCTCCACGCGTCTCGGCAGAATTGCCAGGTACGGGCGAACGGTTCGAAGTTCTGATGCCTCCTGTCGTTGCCGCGCCGACCTTCGCGATCCGCAAGCCGGCCGTCGCGGTCTTCACGCTCGATCATTACGTCGCGGACGGGATCATGAGCCAGGTGCAGGCTGGTGGCTTGCGGAAAGCCGTGCTCGATCGCTGCAACATTCTGGTGGCTGGAGGCACGTCGACGGGCAAGACCACGCTGACGAACGCGCTGCTAGCCGTCGTTGCCGAAACCTGCGACCGCGTGGTGCTGATCGAGGATACCCGTGAGCTGCAGTGCCACGCGCCCAATCTGGTTGCGCTTCGGACCAAGGACGGCGTGGCGTCGCTCTCCGATTTGGTTCGTTCGTCTCTGCGCCTGCGGCCGGATCGCATTCCGATCGGCGAAGTGCGCGGTCCCGAGGCGCTCGATCTCCTGAAGGCCTGGGGCACGGGCCATCCCGGGGGTATCGGGACGATTCACGCGGGCTCCGCGCTCGGCGCGCTCCGGCGGCTGGAGCAATTGGTCCAGGAAGCCGTGGTGACTGTACCGCGAGCCCTGATCGCCGAAACCATCGACGTCATCGCTGTGCTGACGGGCCGCGGTCGAGCGCGCTGCCTGAGCGAGCTGGTGCGCGTGGAGGGGCTTTCTGAATCCGGAGACTACGTCCTCGCACAGATGGGAGATCACAGGTGA
- a CDS encoding IS256 family transposase, which produces MTDDMMNLRTLVEKTPDADLLREMIGFAAQRLMELEVESQTGAGYGEKTPERLAQRNGYRDRTWETRAGTVELRIPKLRKGSYFPGFLEPRRMAEKALTAVVQEAYVQGVSTRSVDDLVQAMGMTGISKSQVSRLCGEIDDKVKAFLGRPIEGDWPYLWIDATYVKVRQNGRIVSVAVIVAVGVNSDGRREVLGMDVGPSEAETFWTAFLRKLARRGLRGVKLVVSDAHEGIKATVAKVLNASWQRCRVHFMRNALAHAGKSGRRVVSAFIATAFAQDDADAAKTQWRKVADQLRPKLPKLAGFLDEAETDVLAYMTFPPQHRTKLHSTNPIERLNGEIKRRTEVVGIFPNEDAIVRLIGAILLEQNDEWAVQRARYVTLETIAPMSDDPTVSLQAIAS; this is translated from the coding sequence TGAACCTGCGAACACTCGTGGAGAAGACCCCTGATGCGGATTTGTTGCGCGAGATGATCGGCTTTGCCGCCCAGCGCCTGATGGAGCTGGAGGTCGAAAGCCAGACCGGAGCAGGCTACGGCGAGAAGACCCCCGAGCGTCTGGCCCAGCGCAACGGCTACCGCGACCGGACCTGGGAGACCCGGGCCGGTACGGTCGAACTGCGTATTCCCAAGCTGCGCAAGGGCTCCTATTTCCCGGGCTTCTTAGAGCCGCGCCGGATGGCCGAGAAGGCGCTCACCGCCGTGGTCCAGGAAGCCTATGTGCAAGGCGTTTCAACCCGCTCGGTGGATGACCTGGTGCAGGCCATGGGCATGACCGGCATCTCGAAGAGCCAAGTGAGCCGGCTGTGCGGTGAGATCGATGACAAGGTGAAGGCCTTCCTCGGCCGTCCGATCGAGGGCGACTGGCCGTATCTGTGGATCGACGCCACCTACGTGAAGGTGCGCCAGAACGGGCGCATCGTGTCGGTGGCGGTGATCGTCGCAGTCGGTGTCAACAGCGACGGCCGGCGCGAGGTTCTCGGCATGGACGTCGGCCCCTCCGAAGCCGAGACGTTCTGGACCGCGTTCTTGCGCAAGCTCGCCCGCCGCGGCCTGCGCGGCGTCAAGCTCGTCGTGTCCGACGCCCACGAGGGCATCAAGGCCACCGTCGCCAAGGTGCTCAACGCCAGCTGGCAGCGCTGCCGCGTCCACTTCATGCGCAACGCGCTGGCCCATGCCGGAAAGAGCGGGCGCCGCGTGGTCTCCGCTTTCATCGCCACCGCGTTCGCCCAGGACGATGCCGATGCCGCAAAAACGCAGTGGCGCAAGGTCGCCGATCAGCTCCGCCCCAAGCTGCCCAAGCTGGCCGGCTTCCTCGACGAGGCCGAGACCGACGTACTCGCCTACATGACGTTCCCGCCCCAGCACCGGACCAAGTTGCACTCCACCAATCCGATCGAGCGTCTCAACGGAGAGATCAAGCGGCGCACCGAGGTGGTCGGCATCTTCCCAAATGAGGATGCCATCGTCCGCCTCATCGGCGCGATCCTGCTCGAACAAAACGACGAATGGGCCGTCCAGCGAGCCCGCTATGTGACACTGGAAACCATCGCACCGATGAGCGATGATCCTACCGTCAGCCTTCAGGCTATCGCCAGCTGA
- a CDS encoding VirB3 family type IV secretion system protein — MDEEVKGFAAPVHRSLTEPILLGGAPRSVAIVNGTLSAALGLGLRLWFFGLLLWFVGHMIAVWATKRDPSFIEVVRRHLRIPGHLGQ; from the coding sequence ATGGATGAAGAGGTCAAAGGTTTTGCCGCGCCGGTTCATCGCTCCCTGACGGAGCCGATCCTGCTGGGTGGGGCGCCGCGCTCTGTCGCGATCGTCAACGGCACGCTGTCGGCCGCGTTGGGCCTTGGTTTGCGGCTCTGGTTCTTCGGCCTGCTGCTTTGGTTCGTCGGTCACATGATCGCAGTGTGGGCCACGAAGCGCGATCCGTCCTTCATCGAAGTGGTGCGCCGTCATCTGCGCATTCCCGGTCATCTCGGTCAGTGA
- a CDS encoding Ulp1 family isopeptidase — translation MEPGYSDPNYSMRRHAERQELQRTRQEADLEPVDQARFEQQLGELQPLSFKESSPDTPDARSGDNTQRTTSDAAMCVPQEHNLRDSSLSNARYSADVPRGHLGPGSDGLDSVSSGSMRYEAPLEVQSKVRTDECRKPLGLLSRVKSGLGNVLGGSRREKSSGDPEDVTLRSELHIRRAKRKRPSAADQALFIELRKALTAAHFRRGTINNYSSALRGFSEFLQSKDLILTDVLGHPDLLTACKDEFIKGAGAFSTARRSLSGALHELQIFQAGGSSTVPSRGIRLGPMYPADEQMISQFEKAVREYGVAPDGTSSRGTGVIASETIKSYVRALRHFARWLREHDKETLARLYTEPTSLGDDLNEYIEAVGDDNGRLSVALSHLCRLGTDGQLVGILSRPRLMGHKTLAPYREDAVAIDRGLSNAPSMGEEKSTATTQASRLRSFSDWLQRESRPSIVNRIDGTVEQQDSLRDDIAACRKAGKEVPQLDRIRAFLGIEGIYLYDEDASLIEGLTNEELNKPNLLQQKKAAARRTASTLREFGEWLRTTGRTSIASRINGNVEQRHSLDRDYQAFTEVRGDVFVPLSKLRQYAQIVDANRALGLNFPQQRVEPSSSSALTRTLPQTRPEAELPRPLIEPLRQAGLQIPADLSSTSTWLQDLQLPSFFDFPTSERAPSPYSQIYQGLSSFMDLPYTPPDLRDDARSAYVASSPERAPAPSSQIYQGLSSFADLPYTPQDLRDDARSAYFNSLPERAPAPSSQIYQGLSSFADLPYTPQDLRDDARSAYVNSLPERAPAPSSEIYQGLSSFMDLPYTPQDLRDDARSSYFNSAPERAPAPSSEIYQGLSSFVDLPSTPRDLRDEAQSRPVLSPAGAPPFFIGPSGVLQQLEDIGHLVGEDWQHRSQAVPDYLLNVLDNKMLLPNSGMVSQPVTINRETYSITMGPQSRYDFQFVHHPGHFAARDAQAGPSVAAASSADRSGRVLGSMQWLGDEHIQRDYELLSEELQQSNPDLAARTRFVDPLMAFQVAHSTGADALRAFHIIVVDRNGDDTADFLFLPVNNASVAGLAERGTHWSLLLVDRRNRDRPVAYHYDSAQGHGNAGPAATLAAAVGANLRHGPIAQQRNSYDCGVFVVDGTRALARRLAGGRQVDLNLSNLVVDRQELQNRLKSS, via the coding sequence ATGGAACCCGGCTATAGCGACCCGAACTATTCGATGCGCCGGCACGCAGAGCGGCAAGAGCTCCAGCGCACGCGGCAGGAGGCCGATCTCGAGCCAGTTGATCAGGCTCGCTTTGAGCAGCAACTGGGCGAACTGCAGCCTCTATCCTTCAAGGAGAGTTCGCCTGACACTCCAGACGCGCGATCGGGCGACAATACTCAGCGCACGACCAGTGATGCTGCGATGTGTGTGCCACAAGAGCATAACTTGCGCGACAGCTCGTTGAGCAATGCGCGCTACAGCGCCGATGTTCCGCGCGGTCATCTTGGACCGGGCTCAGACGGCTTGGATTCGGTGTCATCCGGCAGCATGCGCTACGAAGCGCCTCTGGAGGTGCAATCTAAAGTCCGGACGGATGAATGCAGAAAGCCACTTGGATTGCTCTCCCGGGTCAAATCCGGACTAGGCAATGTCCTGGGAGGAAGCCGCCGAGAGAAGTCGTCTGGTGACCCAGAAGATGTCACGCTCCGCTCCGAGCTTCATATCAGGCGCGCAAAGCGCAAGCGCCCGTCCGCTGCAGACCAGGCACTATTTATAGAGCTCAGGAAAGCGTTGACGGCCGCGCACTTTAGACGCGGCACGATTAATAACTACTCGTCGGCGCTTCGGGGGTTCAGTGAGTTCCTCCAATCCAAAGACCTCATTCTGACGGACGTGCTTGGCCATCCTGATCTACTGACGGCCTGTAAGGATGAATTTATAAAGGGCGCGGGCGCCTTTAGCACGGCTAGGAGGTCCTTGAGTGGAGCTCTCCATGAGCTTCAGATCTTTCAGGCTGGAGGGTCTAGCACAGTCCCTAGCCGGGGTATACGTCTCGGCCCCATGTATCCTGCCGACGAGCAAATGATCTCTCAGTTTGAGAAGGCCGTCAGAGAGTATGGAGTTGCGCCTGATGGTACCAGCAGCCGCGGGACTGGGGTGATTGCCTCCGAGACCATTAAATCGTACGTGAGAGCTCTCAGGCATTTTGCGCGTTGGCTCCGAGAGCACGATAAGGAGACATTGGCTCGGTTATACACGGAGCCAACGTCGTTGGGCGACGACCTGAACGAGTACATCGAAGCCGTTGGCGACGATAACGGCCGGCTCAGTGTGGCACTGTCTCATTTGTGTAGATTAGGGACTGATGGGCAGCTCGTAGGTATTCTTAGCCGCCCCCGCCTGATGGGGCACAAAACATTAGCTCCTTATCGGGAAGACGCCGTCGCCATCGACCGCGGCTTGAGCAATGCACCGTCTATGGGCGAAGAAAAAAGCACCGCTACGACGCAAGCCTCGCGACTGCGCAGTTTCAGTGATTGGCTTCAGAGGGAGAGCAGGCCCAGCATTGTGAACCGGATTGACGGGACTGTTGAGCAGCAGGACTCGTTGAGGGATGATATCGCGGCGTGTCGGAAAGCCGGAAAGGAGGTGCCTCAGCTTGATCGAATTCGTGCATTTTTGGGTATCGAAGGAATTTACCTTTACGACGAGGACGCCAGTCTGATCGAGGGCCTTACCAACGAGGAGTTGAACAAGCCCAATCTTCTCCAACAAAAGAAAGCAGCAGCACGAAGAACTGCTTCAACACTGCGCGAGTTCGGCGAGTGGCTCCGAACAACCGGTAGAACGAGCATCGCTAGCCGGATCAATGGCAATGTCGAGCAGCGACACTCGCTGGATCGAGACTACCAGGCGTTCACAGAAGTTAGGGGTGACGTCTTCGTACCTCTGAGTAAGCTCAGGCAGTATGCGCAGATCGTCGATGCAAACAGGGCGCTCGGCCTGAACTTCCCGCAGCAGAGAGTCGAGCCGAGCTCGAGCTCGGCCTTGACACGAACTTTGCCGCAGACGCGCCCCGAAGCTGAGCTGCCCCGGCCGCTGATAGAGCCGCTTAGGCAGGCGGGGTTGCAGATCCCGGCTGACCTAAGCTCGACCTCAACGTGGCTTCAAGATTTGCAGCTGCCGTCCTTCTTCGACTTTCCCACGTCGGAGCGCGCGCCCTCCCCGTACTCACAGATCTACCAGGGCCTTTCTTCGTTCATGGATCTGCCGTACACACCGCCGGACTTGCGTGACGACGCCCGGTCGGCCTACGTCGCTTCTTCGCCGGAGCGCGCGCCTGCCCCGTCCTCACAGATTTACCAAGGTCTTTCTTCGTTCGCGGATCTGCCGTACACACCGCAGGACTTGCGTGACGACGCTCGGTCGGCCTACTTCAATTCTTTGCCGGAGCGCGCCCCTGCCCCGTCCTCACAGATTTACCAGGGTCTTTCTTCGTTCGCGGATCTGCCGTACACACCGCAGGACTTGCGTGACGACGCTCGGTCGGCCTACGTCAATTCTTTGCCGGAGCGCGCGCCTGCCCCGTCTTCAGAGATTTACCAGGGTCTTTCTTCGTTCATGGATCTGCCGTACACTCCCCAGGATTTGCGTGACGACGCCCGGTCTTCCTACTTCAATTCTGCGCCGGAGCGCGCCCCTGCCCCGTCTTCAGAGATTTACCAGGGTCTCTCTTCGTTCGTCGATCTGCCGTCTACACCGCGGGACTTGCGTGACGAAGCCCAGTCAAGGCCGGTGCTCAGCCCAGCCGGCGCTCCACCGTTCTTCATCGGCCCCTCAGGCGTTCTGCAGCAGCTCGAAGACATTGGACATCTCGTCGGTGAGGATTGGCAGCATCGCTCACAGGCGGTGCCGGATTATCTGCTGAATGTGCTGGACAACAAGATGCTGTTGCCGAATTCGGGAATGGTTTCCCAGCCGGTGACCATCAACAGAGAGACCTATTCCATCACAATGGGACCCCAAAGTCGCTACGACTTCCAATTTGTCCATCATCCTGGTCACTTCGCCGCCCGGGATGCCCAGGCCGGCCCATCGGTTGCCGCTGCTTCTTCCGCAGACCGTAGCGGACGCGTGCTGGGCTCCATGCAGTGGCTGGGTGACGAGCACATCCAGCGAGACTACGAGCTTCTGTCGGAGGAATTGCAGCAAAGCAATCCAGATCTCGCCGCTCGGACCCGGTTCGTGGATCCTCTGATGGCCTTCCAGGTGGCCCATAGCACCGGCGCCGATGCCCTAAGGGCATTCCATATAATCGTGGTCGATCGGAATGGAGACGACACAGCCGACTTCCTGTTCTTGCCCGTGAACAATGCCAGTGTCGCAGGCCTCGCTGAGCGAGGCACTCATTGGTCGTTGCTGCTGGTCGACCGTCGCAACCGCGACAGGCCGGTTGCCTATCACTACGACTCCGCTCAAGGGCACGGCAATGCCGGCCCCGCGGCAACACTCGCCGCGGCAGTAGGGGCCAATCTGCGACATGGCCCAATAGCTCAGCAGAGGAACAGCTACGATTGCGGCGTTTTTGTCGTCGACGGCACGAGAGCGCTGGCACGAAGGCTCGCAGGAGGGCGACAGGTAGATCTCAACCTTAGCAACCTCGTCGTCGATCGGCAGGAACTTCAGAACCGACTGAAGAGCAGCTGA